One segment of Bernardetia sp. DNA contains the following:
- a CDS encoding gliding motility-associated C-terminal domain-containing protein: MTTLSYLHHFKKGTHFLILLLFFAVLFLSTSYSAYATHIVGGELEFTHIQGNRYRIGMVKYFDAVNGNPGAIGETAKIGVFSKRDDRQLLFLEIPRISDEPVPYTDPDCAIGTLLVRRIYYAQEITLDRSRFNEQEGYYMVWERCCRNNIISNIIAPENAGLTMYLEFPALVDRNGNPFINSAPQIFPPLSDYVCVNQPFFFDFSGADPDGDELRYRLTVPINGNSTFDDPRIDPRPGPYSLVEFVPGITLNNMVPGSVPLSIDQDGIISLTASQTGLYVFAIAVDEFRNGVKIGEVRRDYQLLVIDCPTATKPNLAFQANAEPNRYVEGTTIILDPNEDRCGNLLVTDSDPNTVISARVKPINFTDGSGILLENGGNISGAGDELSLGVCFPKCPLNINDPTEPYIMDFIVADNSCAVPLLDTIRVNVLIRNPPNDPPTFVTDATFDAATNCYIKEVVVGNQLVINTTADDPNGDSLQVNINGLPAGASYTGQTQGQPVLNGQLTWTPDCNVLAPNQTEQTFDVSFTTTDQRNCDNPSQVETCLKIKVLKDTTQNRAPDITTNLTFDPTTNQYVYDSVFVGEVIDFNTLATDPDGDSLSVEFVPQNFNASGRNISYSPLQGIGSINSNFSWQTSCEDLNDPRSAQTFVMNFNVTDYDACGDASLTDQIQVRVVLLPRPNIRPTIRASLVYDSARMTYYDTLTLGEPYRFTLTGDDANGDSILITGNGVGFNFAEFQMQFTEVSGRPVQTTDFVWNTSCEQTNIPIGEPINLKFQVTDFNECESSLDEEIDVQLIVLPPDPNNTAPEAKPEITTFNDLEQVFVDTVFVGDAISFDVLGLDAQRDSVLLYAEGVGFDLSDFNMTFPQVNDFAPVESTFDWQTLCEYLGEEPVANPQREFLIDFIIRDFNECQESLEDTTRVKLVLLYERNPNRAPEISANLTFDAAQDLYIRPVRVDEFVRFNVTGEDADNSVLSLEGRGVDFNFTDLNMNFEDVFGTPTLTSEFTWQPLCSDLGFQNADTSYIAEFIVTDIANCDIIYTDTIRVRFDLTVDSQNTPPSLELQNTDSISITNPDEYVVRIGVGQEVIIPTLANDVDGDKLALSARGVGFNLSDLGMQYENKQGFPVLESDFSWTPECDILEGEFSKEFKVIFTASDTTRCGLRASTPKILTIIVEDETVNLDFTPANVFTPNGDGKNDTFYIPNLPQDDCNDQFQGVEIYNRWGQLLFESTDRNFEWDGGNAISGQYYFLIKYRNKTYKNWLTILRD; this comes from the coding sequence TTGACAACTCTATCCTACCTTCATCACTTCAAAAAAGGCACTCATTTTTTAATATTGCTACTGTTTTTCGCTGTCTTATTCCTATCTACTAGCTATTCTGCTTATGCAACCCATATTGTAGGAGGCGAACTTGAATTTACCCACATTCAAGGAAATAGGTATCGTATCGGAATGGTAAAATATTTTGATGCTGTAAATGGAAATCCAGGGGCGATTGGAGAAACTGCTAAAATAGGTGTTTTTTCTAAACGGGATGATAGACAGTTGCTTTTCTTAGAAATTCCTCGTATTTCTGATGAGCCAGTTCCTTATACAGACCCAGACTGTGCTATCGGAACACTACTTGTGCGTCGTATTTATTATGCACAAGAAATAACCCTAGACCGTTCTCGTTTCAATGAGCAAGAAGGCTACTATATGGTTTGGGAGCGTTGTTGTAGAAATAATATTATCAGTAATATTATAGCTCCTGAAAATGCTGGACTAACCATGTATTTAGAATTTCCTGCTTTAGTAGATAGAAATGGCAATCCTTTTATCAACTCTGCGCCTCAAATATTTCCTCCACTTAGTGATTATGTGTGTGTCAATCAGCCTTTTTTCTTCGACTTTAGTGGTGCAGACCCAGATGGCGATGAACTTCGTTATCGTCTTACTGTTCCTATCAATGGAAATAGTACTTTTGATGACCCTCGTATAGACCCTCGTCCTGGACCTTATTCACTTGTGGAATTTGTGCCTGGAATAACACTTAATAATATGGTGCCAGGCAGTGTGCCTCTTAGTATAGACCAAGATGGAATTATTTCATTAACAGCTTCCCAAACAGGTCTTTATGTATTTGCTATTGCCGTAGATGAGTTTCGAAATGGAGTCAAAATAGGAGAGGTGCGACGAGATTATCAACTTTTAGTAATTGATTGTCCGACAGCTACAAAACCTAATTTGGCATTTCAAGCCAATGCAGAACCTAACCGTTATGTAGAAGGAACAACTATTATCCTTGACCCAAATGAAGATAGATGTGGAAATCTTTTGGTTACAGATTCTGACCCAAATACTGTTATTTCTGCACGAGTAAAACCTATTAATTTTACAGATGGAAGTGGAATTTTACTAGAAAATGGAGGAAATATTAGCGGTGCTGGCGATGAGCTTTCTTTAGGTGTTTGTTTTCCAAAATGTCCATTAAATATTAATGACCCAACCGAGCCATATATTATGGATTTTATTGTGGCAGATAATAGCTGTGCTGTGCCACTTTTAGATACGATTCGTGTTAATGTTTTGATAAGAAATCCTCCAAATGACCCTCCAACTTTTGTAACAGATGCTACTTTTGATGCTGCAACAAATTGTTATATCAAAGAAGTAGTAGTAGGTAATCAACTTGTTATCAATACAACAGCAGATGACCCTAATGGAGATTCGCTTCAAGTAAATATAAATGGTTTGCCAGCAGGAGCTTCTTATACAGGACAAACACAAGGACAACCTGTTTTGAACGGACAGCTAACATGGACACCTGATTGTAACGTACTTGCTCCAAATCAGACAGAGCAAACCTTTGATGTAAGTTTTACTACAACCGACCAACGAAATTGTGATAATCCTTCTCAAGTAGAAACTTGTTTGAAAATCAAAGTTTTGAAAGATACTACACAAAATCGTGCGCCAGATATAACTACTAACCTAACCTTTGACCCAACTACAAATCAATATGTTTATGATAGTGTTTTTGTAGGTGAGGTTATTGATTTTAATACACTTGCTACTGACCCAGATGGCGATAGTTTGAGCGTAGAATTTGTTCCTCAAAATTTTAATGCTAGTGGAAGAAATATTTCTTATTCTCCTTTGCAGGGAATTGGAAGTATAAATTCTAATTTTTCTTGGCAGACAAGTTGTGAAGATTTGAATGACCCACGTAGCGCACAGACTTTTGTAATGAATTTTAATGTAACTGACTATGATGCGTGTGGAGATGCTAGTCTGACAGACCAAATACAAGTGCGTGTAGTGCTTTTACCACGTCCAAATATTCGTCCTACTATTCGTGCTTCTTTAGTGTACGATTCGGCTCGTATGACATATTATGATACGCTTACTTTGGGAGAACCTTATCGTTTTACGCTTACAGGAGACGATGCTAACGGAGATAGTATCTTGATTACAGGAAATGGAGTAGGATTTAATTTTGCTGAATTTCAAATGCAGTTTACTGAAGTAAGTGGACGACCTGTTCAAACAACAGATTTTGTTTGGAATACTAGCTGTGAGCAAACTAACATTCCTATTGGAGAACCAATAAATTTGAAATTTCAAGTAACAGATTTTAATGAGTGTGAAAGTTCATTGGATGAAGAGATTGATGTACAACTGATTGTACTTCCTCCAGACCCAAACAACACAGCTCCAGAAGCTAAACCAGAAATTACTACTTTCAACGACCTTGAACAGGTTTTTGTAGATACTGTTTTTGTTGGTGATGCTATTTCTTTTGATGTTTTAGGGCTAGATGCACAGCGAGATAGTGTACTTTTGTATGCAGAAGGTGTTGGTTTTGACCTTTCAGATTTTAACATGACTTTCCCACAAGTGAATGACTTTGCTCCAGTAGAAAGTACGTTTGATTGGCAAACCTTGTGTGAATATTTGGGTGAAGAACCAGTAGCTAATCCACAAAGAGAGTTTTTGATAGACTTTATTATCAGAGATTTTAATGAGTGTCAAGAATCTTTAGAAGACACAACTAGAGTAAAATTGGTTTTATTATATGAGCGAAATCCGAACCGTGCGCCAGAAATATCGGCTAATCTAACCTTTGATGCTGCACAAGATTTGTATATCCGTCCAGTGCGTGTAGATGAGTTTGTTCGTTTCAATGTAACAGGAGAAGATGCAGATAACAGTGTTCTTTCTTTAGAAGGAAGGGGCGTAGATTTCAATTTTACTGATTTGAATATGAACTTTGAAGATGTTTTTGGTACACCAACTCTAACAAGTGAGTTTACATGGCAGCCTTTGTGTTCAGATCTTGGTTTTCAGAATGCTGATACGTCGTATATTGCTGAATTTATAGTAACTGACATTGCCAACTGTGATATTATTTATACAGATACTATAAGAGTTCGTTTTGACCTTACTGTCGACTCACAGAATACACCTCCTAGCTTAGAGCTTCAAAATACTGATTCTATCTCTATAACAAATCCAGATGAATATGTTGTTCGTATAGGTGTAGGACAAGAAGTTATTATTCCTACGCTTGCCAATGATGTAGATGGCGACAAATTAGCCTTATCTGCTCGTGGTGTAGGATTTAATTTATCAGACTTGGGGATGCAATATGAAAATAAACAGGGTTTCCCAGTTCTTGAAAGCGATTTTTCTTGGACTCCAGAATGTGATATTTTAGAAGGTGAGTTTAGTAAAGAATTTAAAGTCATCTTTACTGCTTCTGATACTACTCGTTGTGGTTTGCGTGCTTCTACTCCAAAAATACTTACTATTATTGTAGAAGATGAAACTGTCAATCTTGATTTTACACCAGCTAATGTCTTTACACCAAACGGAGATGGAAAAAATGATACTTTCTACATTCCAAATCTTCCACAGGATGATTGTAACGACCAGTTTCAAGGCGTTGAGATTTATAACCGTTGGGGACAGCTTCTCTTTGAAAGCACCGACCGTAATTTTGAGTGGGATGGAGGTAATGCCATTTCAGGACAATATTATTTCCTTATCAAATACAGAAACAAAACGTATAAAAACTGGCTGACTATTTTGAGAGATTAG
- a CDS encoding NAD(P)-dependent oxidoreductase — MQKIALIREGKTPPDRRVALTPTQCQEVLDKYRQTDKDFEILVQPSPIRCFSEEEYKEAGCRITEDISEANILLGVKEVPKPQLISDKTYLFFSHTIKKQPYNRDLLEKIIEKNIRLIDYEVLTNAAGQRVIAFGRYAGIVGAYNGILTYGKRFGLFDLKPANECFDMEEMWSEFEKVKLPAIKIAVTGGGRVAKGSVEVLEGMKIKEVSPEEYLNKTFDEAVFTRLRSKDYHFKKGKTKENKEFDLKDFYNNAANYESHFSDFTKETDLLIAAAYWNPKSPVLFTKDEMKQDDFKVKVIADITCDIEGSIPSTKRPSTIAEPFYDYNTKTESEEKPFSDEANVTVMAVDNLPCELPRDASRDFGRELIDQVLPYLLFEDNPHYLKEHNFTDGYRIKRATVAKNKDLGEDFEYLRDYLEGR; from the coding sequence ATGCAAAAAATTGCCCTTATCAGAGAAGGCAAAACGCCACCCGACCGTCGTGTCGCTCTTACTCCTACACAATGCCAAGAAGTTTTAGATAAATACAGACAAACAGATAAAGATTTTGAAATTTTAGTGCAGCCGAGTCCAATTCGTTGTTTTTCAGAAGAAGAATACAAGGAAGCAGGGTGTAGAATTACAGAAGATATAAGCGAAGCAAATATTTTATTAGGTGTAAAAGAAGTTCCAAAGCCACAACTTATCTCTGATAAAACCTATTTATTTTTCTCTCATACCATCAAAAAGCAACCGTATAATAGAGATTTATTAGAAAAAATCATTGAAAAAAATATTCGTCTAATAGACTACGAAGTCTTGACCAATGCAGCAGGGCAGCGAGTGATTGCCTTTGGACGTTATGCAGGAATTGTAGGAGCATATAATGGTATTTTGACGTATGGAAAGCGTTTTGGCTTGTTTGATTTGAAGCCAGCCAACGAATGTTTTGATATGGAAGAAATGTGGAGCGAGTTTGAAAAAGTCAAATTGCCAGCTATCAAAATTGCCGTTACGGGAGGGGGAAGAGTAGCCAAAGGTTCGGTAGAAGTTTTGGAAGGAATGAAAATAAAAGAAGTCAGTCCAGAAGAGTATTTGAACAAAACATTTGATGAAGCTGTCTTTACTCGCCTTCGCTCAAAAGATTATCATTTTAAGAAAGGCAAAACAAAAGAAAACAAAGAGTTTGATTTAAAGGATTTTTATAATAATGCAGCAAATTATGAAAGTCATTTTTCAGATTTCACAAAAGAAACTGATTTGCTTATTGCTGCTGCCTACTGGAATCCGAAATCGCCTGTTTTGTTTACCAAAGACGAAATGAAACAAGATGATTTCAAAGTAAAAGTTATTGCAGATATTACTTGCGATATTGAAGGCTCTATTCCTTCTACAAAACGTCCTTCAACGATAGCAGAGCCATTTTATGATTACAATACCAAAACAGAAAGCGAGGAAAAACCTTTTTCTGACGAAGCAAATGTAACCGTTATGGCAGTGGATAATTTACCTTGTGAGCTTCCTAGAGATGCTTCCAGAGATTTTGGTAGAGAACTTATAGACCAAGTTTTGCCTTATCTACTTTTTGAAGACAATCCTCATTATCTAAAAGAACATAACTTTACGGATGGATATAGAATAAAAAGAGCAACTGTTGCCAAAAATAAAGACCTCGGAGAAGATTTTGAATATTTGAGAGATTATTTGGAAGGGAGATAA
- a CDS encoding barstar family protein — MADHEDKAKKRQQLRDKNVDLSIIGNGFVRLYHKESVLDYDIKLLEDKSYEIIEFEGNFLSNKTELHYDLQQKLNFPDYYGKNFDALNDCLYDYEVHQNGTVIVFRHLNYLDEWSITMLLDIFAFQGRRKFAHGKKLLVLVQIDDRNFKITEPIGAINLYLLNDKER; from the coding sequence ATGGCAGACCACGAAGATAAAGCTAAAAAAAGACAACAACTAAGAGATAAAAATGTCGATTTGAGTATAATAGGAAATGGTTTCGTGAGGTTGTATCACAAAGAAAGCGTATTAGATTATGATATTAAGTTACTGGAAGACAAAAGTTATGAGATAATAGAATTTGAAGGAAACTTTCTATCAAACAAGACAGAACTACATTATGACCTACAACAGAAGCTAAACTTTCCAGATTATTATGGTAAAAATTTCGATGCTCTCAACGATTGCTTATACGATTATGAAGTCCATCAAAATGGTACAGTAATAGTTTTTAGGCACTTAAATTATTTAGATGAGTGGAGTATAACAATGCTTTTGGATATCTTCGCCTTTCAAGGTAGGCGAAAGTTTGCTCACGGAAAAAAACTATTAGTTTTAGTACAAATAGATGACAGGAATTTCAAAATTACAGAACCCATAGGAGCGATAAACCTCTATCTTTTAAATGACAAGGAACGATAA